A region of Haloplanus sp. XH21 DNA encodes the following proteins:
- a CDS encoding CPBP family intramembrane glutamic endopeptidase yields MDPRTLVWNDRERRPRAPLRVVLLTVVTVLLALGTSLGASVEVGGLRARLAAVFGDVVATTVSAVAGIVLVAGVVTLAVLIAGRYIDRRHLRDFGFHLDRGWWLDCGFGLLLGALLMTLVFAVEVAAGWTRVTGIAAMDADFLVRFLGLVVAFVAVGGYEELLARGYLLTNAAEGLVGWVGDGAAVGGGVAISSVVFGLAHASNPNATLLSTGAIVLAGGMLAVGYVLTGDLAIPIGLHTTWNLFQGGVYGFPVSGLGIETSVVAIQRDGPRLLTGGTFGPEAGLIGVGAMGLGSAAIAAWVRWRTGDRGIAPGVTTPDLREGREDIDGTRWEPTPDERD; encoded by the coding sequence ATGGATCCGCGGACGCTGGTGTGGAACGACAGGGAGCGTCGTCCTCGGGCGCCACTGCGGGTCGTCCTGCTGACCGTCGTCACCGTCCTGCTCGCGCTCGGCACGAGTCTCGGCGCGAGCGTCGAGGTCGGCGGCCTGCGCGCCCGTCTCGCCGCCGTGTTCGGCGATGTCGTCGCCACGACGGTGAGCGCCGTCGCCGGTATCGTCCTCGTGGCCGGCGTCGTCACGCTCGCCGTCCTGATCGCGGGGCGCTACATCGACCGTCGGCACCTGCGGGATTTCGGCTTCCACCTGGACCGTGGCTGGTGGCTCGACTGCGGGTTCGGCCTCCTGCTCGGCGCCCTCCTGATGACGCTCGTGTTCGCCGTTGAGGTGGCCGCCGGCTGGACGCGCGTGACGGGGATCGCCGCAATGGACGCCGACTTCCTCGTCCGGTTTCTGGGTCTCGTCGTGGCCTTCGTCGCCGTCGGGGGCTACGAGGAACTGCTCGCGCGGGGGTATCTTCTGACGAACGCCGCGGAGGGACTGGTCGGCTGGGTCGGCGACGGCGCCGCCGTGGGTGGTGGCGTCGCCATCTCGTCGGTCGTCTTCGGCCTCGCCCACGCGAGCAACCCCAACGCGACGCTCCTGAGCACAGGCGCCATCGTCCTCGCGGGCGGCATGCTGGCGGTGGGGTACGTCCTGACCGGCGATCTCGCGATTCCGATCGGCCTGCACACCACCTGGAACCTGTTTCAGGGCGGCGTCTACGGCTTTCCCGTCTCCGGTCTCGGCATCGAGACGAGCGTCGTCGCGATCCAGCGAGACGGACCGCGCCTCCTCACGGGCGGGACGTTCGGCCCGGAAGCAGGCCTGATCGGCGTCGGCGCGATGGGTCTGGGAAGCGCCGCCATCGCTGCCTGGGTGCGGTGGCGGACGGGAGACCGGGGGATCGCACCGGGTGTGACGACGCCCGACCTCCGGGAGGGACGAGAGGACATCGACGGCACGCGGTGGGAACCGACGCCCGACGAGCGGGACTGA
- the hisG gene encoding ATP phosphoribosyltransferase, translating into MRIAVPNKGRLHDPSIDLLERAGLHLEGGAERKLYADTVDPDVTALFARAADIPEYIADGAAAVGITGLDQVRESGHDLVELLDLEFGQCRLVVAAPEDGAIETVADLAGGTVATEFPTITRNFFAEQGVDADVVEVTGATELTPHVDMADAIVDITSTGTTLRVNRLAEIAEVLSSSVRLFAHPDTADDQKVQQLVTAFESVLAAEDRRYLMLNVPEDRLDDVRDVLPGMGGPTVMDVAGTDDVAVHAVVEERAVFSVINDLKAMGASDILVTEIERLVE; encoded by the coding sequence ATGCGCATAGCCGTCCCCAACAAGGGCCGACTGCACGATCCGTCGATCGACCTGCTCGAACGCGCCGGCCTCCACCTCGAAGGCGGCGCCGAGCGGAAACTCTACGCGGACACGGTCGACCCTGACGTGACCGCGCTCTTTGCCCGCGCCGCCGACATCCCCGAGTACATCGCGGACGGCGCGGCCGCGGTGGGGATCACGGGCCTGGATCAGGTCCGCGAGTCGGGCCACGACCTGGTGGAACTGCTCGACCTGGAGTTCGGTCAGTGTCGCCTCGTCGTCGCCGCGCCCGAAGACGGCGCTATCGAGACGGTGGCCGACCTCGCGGGCGGTACCGTCGCCACCGAGTTTCCGACCATCACCCGGAACTTCTTCGCGGAACAGGGCGTCGACGCCGATGTCGTCGAGGTGACGGGCGCGACCGAACTCACGCCCCACGTCGACATGGCGGACGCCATCGTCGACATCACGTCGACGGGGACGACCCTGCGGGTGAATCGCCTGGCCGAAATCGCCGAGGTGCTGTCGAGTTCGGTCCGCCTCTTTGCCCACCCCGACACCGCCGACGATCAGAAGGTCCAGCAGTTGGTGACGGCCTTCGAATCCGTCCTGGCCGCCGAGGACCGCCGGTATCTGATGCTGAACGTCCCCGAGGACCGCCTCGACGACGTACGCGACGTGCTGCCGGGGATGGGCGGGCCGACAGTGATGGACGTGGCGGGCACCGACGACGTGGCCGTCCACGCCGTCGTCGAGGAGCGCGCGGTCTTCAGCGTCATCAACGATCTCAAGGCGATGGGCGCGAGCGACATCCTCGTCACCGAAATCGAGCGGCTGGTGGAGTGA
- a CDS encoding amidohydrolase codes for MQTLAIRGGRVLRPDMTVVDADVLLDCDAGEIMAVGDAFDADDELDATDGLVIPGLVNAHTHAAMTLLRGYADDKPLETWLREDIWPVEAALTPEDIAAGAELGVLEMIRSGTTAFADMYFEIDRTVDVVERAGCRAVLGHGAIAAGKDDEAARADIEESVEMARRFDGAADGRVSTAVMPHSLTTVTPELLELAAEEAVEAGVPLHYHANETVDEVEPIVEERGMRPLEWADDLGMCRERDFLAHGVHLDETEIDLLAKTGTGVVHCPASNMKLASGMAPVQRLFDAGVAVGLGTDGPASNNDLDLFDEMRDAAMLGKLAADDPSAVAAPAVVRMATAGGADVLGIDSGRLEAGANADLAVLDLDVPHLTPDHDLVSHLAYAARGSDVRHTVCDGRVLMRDREVLTLDEVRVMERASEHARDLLDRAEV; via the coding sequence ATGCAGACGCTTGCGATTCGGGGCGGGCGCGTCCTCCGCCCGGACATGACCGTCGTCGACGCCGATGTCCTCCTCGACTGCGACGCCGGGGAAATTATGGCCGTCGGCGACGCGTTCGACGCCGACGACGAACTCGACGCCACTGACGGCCTCGTCATCCCGGGGCTGGTGAACGCGCACACCCACGCCGCCATGACGCTCCTGCGCGGCTACGCCGACGACAAGCCACTGGAGACGTGGCTCCGCGAGGATATCTGGCCGGTCGAAGCGGCGCTCACGCCCGAGGATATCGCGGCCGGCGCCGAACTCGGCGTTCTGGAGATGATCCGGTCGGGGACGACCGCCTTCGCCGACATGTACTTCGAAATCGACCGCACGGTCGACGTGGTGGAGCGAGCGGGCTGTCGGGCGGTGCTCGGCCACGGCGCCATCGCCGCGGGCAAGGACGACGAGGCGGCCCGCGCCGACATCGAGGAGAGCGTCGAGATGGCCCGGCGGTTCGACGGCGCGGCCGACGGCCGGGTGTCGACAGCGGTGATGCCACACAGTCTCACCACGGTCACCCCCGAGTTGCTCGAACTGGCCGCGGAGGAGGCCGTCGAGGCCGGCGTCCCCCTCCACTACCACGCCAACGAGACGGTCGACGAAGTGGAGCCGATCGTCGAGGAGCGCGGGATGCGCCCGCTGGAGTGGGCCGACGACCTCGGGATGTGCCGCGAGCGCGACTTTCTCGCCCATGGCGTCCACCTCGACGAGACCGAGATCGACCTGCTCGCGAAGACGGGGACGGGCGTCGTCCACTGCCCCGCCTCGAACATGAAACTCGCGTCGGGGATGGCGCCGGTCCAGCGACTGTTCGACGCCGGCGTCGCGGTGGGACTGGGGACCGACGGCCCGGCGTCGAACAACGACCTCGACCTGTTCGACGAGATGCGGGACGCCGCGATGCTCGGGAAACTCGCGGCCGACGACCCGAGCGCGGTCGCCGCACCCGCCGTCGTGCGGATGGCGACGGCCGGCGGTGCCGACGTGTTGGGCATCGATTCGGGGCGTCTCGAGGCGGGCGCCAACGCGGACCTCGCGGTGCTCGACCTCGACGTGCCACACCTGACGCCGGATCACGACCTGGTGAGCCACCTCGCCTACGCCGCCCGGGGATCCGACGTGCGCCATACGGTCTGTGACGGGCGCGTGCTGATGCGGGACCGCGAGGTGCTGACCCTCGACGAGGTGCGCGTGATGGAACGGGCGAGCGAGCACGCGCGGGATCTGCTGGATCGGGCCGAGGTCTGA
- a CDS encoding adenosylhomocysteinase — MSHVTIDERLDDPETARAEGRRKMDWAEAHMPILAELRESFSAEQPLDGERIAMAMHVEAKTAVLVELLAIGGAEVAITGCNPLSTQNDVSAALNAVDGVTSYAAHGVDTEEYYDGIEATIGVDPTITVDDGADMVTHIHKEHPDLIPQLKGGCEETTTGVHRLRSMADDGALKYPMFAVNDTPMKTLFDNVHGTGESALTNIAATTNLAIAGKTVVVAGYGYCGRGVAKKADGMNADVVVTEVDPRRALEAHMEGHEVRPMAEAASEGDIFVTTTGNRDVIREEHFERMADGVVLANAGHFDVEINLDELDAMAEFTREVRDGVTEYALPDGRRLNVLAEGRLVNLAGPLSMGHPVEVMDQSFGVQAVCVRELAANPDAYDAGVHEVPDELDREVAEVKLDAEGVAIDELSDEQREYMDSWGHGT; from the coding sequence ATGAGCCACGTCACGATAGACGAGCGTCTCGACGACCCCGAGACCGCCCGAGCCGAGGGTCGGCGGAAGATGGACTGGGCCGAAGCCCACATGCCGATCCTGGCCGAACTCCGCGAGTCGTTCTCCGCGGAGCAACCCCTCGACGGCGAACGGATCGCCATGGCGATGCACGTCGAGGCCAAGACGGCCGTCCTGGTCGAACTCCTCGCGATCGGCGGCGCTGAGGTCGCCATCACGGGGTGTAACCCCCTCTCGACGCAGAACGACGTGAGTGCGGCGCTCAACGCCGTCGACGGCGTCACCTCCTACGCCGCCCACGGCGTCGATACCGAGGAGTACTACGACGGCATCGAGGCGACCATCGGCGTCGATCCCACAATCACCGTCGACGACGGCGCCGACATGGTGACCCACATTCACAAGGAACACCCCGATCTCATCCCGCAGCTCAAGGGTGGCTGCGAGGAGACGACCACCGGCGTCCACCGCCTGCGGTCGATGGCCGACGACGGCGCGCTCAAGTATCCGATGTTCGCCGTCAACGACACGCCGATGAAGACGCTGTTCGACAACGTCCACGGCACCGGCGAGTCCGCGCTCACGAACATCGCGGCGACGACCAACCTCGCCATCGCGGGGAAGACGGTCGTCGTCGCGGGCTACGGCTACTGTGGCCGCGGCGTCGCGAAGAAGGCCGACGGGATGAACGCCGACGTCGTCGTGACGGAAGTCGACCCCCGGCGCGCGCTCGAAGCCCACATGGAGGGCCACGAGGTCCGGCCCATGGCGGAGGCGGCGAGCGAGGGGGACATCTTCGTGACGACGACGGGCAACCGCGACGTCATTCGCGAAGAGCATTTCGAGCGGATGGCCGACGGCGTCGTCCTCGCGAACGCCGGCCACTTCGACGTGGAGATCAACCTCGACGAACTCGATGCCATGGCGGAGTTTACCCGCGAGGTCCGGGACGGCGTGACGGAGTACGCTCTCCCCGACGGGCGCCGCCTGAACGTCCTCGCGGAGGGACGACTCGTCAACCTCGCCGGCCCGCTCTCAATGGGCCACCCGGTGGAAGTGATGGACCAGAGCTTCGGCGTGCAGGCCGTCTGCGTGCGCGAACTCGCCGCCAACCCCGACGCCTACGACGCGGGCGTCCACGAGGTGCCGGACGAACTCGACCGCGAAGTCGCCGAGGTGAAACTCGACGCCGAGGGCGTCGCCATCGACGAGTTGAGCGACGAGCAGCGCGAGTACATGGACTCGTGGGGCCACGGGACCTGA
- a CDS encoding potassium channel family protein, which produces MVSLPSRLSELSRRDRLILYYLVGLALLVCLYTITYNVAMARLEGVDQSIFASFEFIVQTMTTTGYGQDSGIWSHPLMFLFVVLAQISGIGIGFFTLRLIIIPLFTGAEVDLDSRLTPKEDHVIVCEYRRDSAVLLDELEELGIDYVLISSDEAGAKSLSDEGYAAIHGSPQDATAFERASIDTARAVITDAGDANVNTILTVRSVRSDVDIIALTDDSDMRSVLLETGADSVLSPHGVLGHRLAEKAVSSFSSELTDTIDLGADMEVAEIPVAQGSQLLGTRIRNSNVRERTGANIIGAWIDGELQLPPDPDAIIRPNTVLLVSGSHEAMEALSEFTRPARGVRSHDRIVLAGQGEVGQAARSVVDESGIESITIDIEDGDDIDVVGDAGSKETLREAGVETADAIIIGLPDDSTALLTTVLARSLNANIEILARVSDTDATRKALSAGADYVLSVPRVSARMVARELRGEDVLAPASQIRIVRVSAEPLAGTTLADSGIYEETGCRVIAVEDGEGPSGRIDPHRQFTGDERITIVGSDESIQRFRKHFDVSPTEPGA; this is translated from the coding sequence ATGGTGTCACTCCCGTCCCGGCTCTCGGAACTCTCCCGACGAGACCGGCTCATCCTCTACTACCTCGTCGGCCTCGCGCTCCTCGTCTGTCTGTACACGATCACGTACAACGTCGCGATGGCTCGACTCGAGGGTGTCGACCAGTCCATCTTCGCGTCGTTCGAGTTCATCGTCCAGACGATGACAACGACCGGCTACGGCCAGGATTCGGGCATCTGGAGCCATCCCCTGATGTTCCTGTTCGTAGTGCTGGCCCAGATTTCCGGCATCGGGATCGGCTTCTTTACGCTCCGGCTCATCATCATCCCTCTCTTCACCGGGGCCGAGGTCGACCTCGACTCCCGACTCACGCCGAAAGAAGACCACGTCATCGTCTGTGAGTACCGCCGAGACTCCGCCGTACTCCTCGACGAACTCGAAGAACTCGGCATCGACTACGTCCTGATCTCGTCCGACGAGGCGGGCGCAAAATCGCTCTCCGACGAGGGATACGCCGCCATCCACGGCTCCCCACAGGACGCGACCGCCTTCGAGCGCGCCAGTATCGACACCGCCCGAGCGGTCATCACGGACGCGGGCGACGCGAACGTCAACACCATCCTGACGGTCCGATCGGTCCGATCGGACGTCGACATCATCGCGCTCACGGACGACAGCGATATGCGGAGCGTATTGCTGGAAACCGGTGCGGACAGCGTGCTGTCGCCACACGGCGTGCTGGGGCATCGGCTCGCGGAGAAGGCCGTCTCCTCGTTCAGTTCGGAGTTGACGGATACGATCGATCTCGGCGCCGACATGGAAGTGGCGGAGATTCCGGTCGCCCAGGGGAGCCAACTGCTCGGGACGCGGATCCGCAACTCGAACGTCCGGGAACGGACGGGCGCGAACATCATCGGCGCCTGGATCGACGGCGAACTCCAGTTGCCGCCCGACCCCGACGCGATCATCCGGCCGAACACGGTGTTGCTCGTCTCGGGCAGTCACGAGGCGATGGAGGCGCTCAGCGAGTTCACTCGGCCGGCGCGCGGCGTGCGGAGTCACGATCGGATCGTCCTCGCCGGACAGGGGGAGGTCGGCCAGGCCGCGCGGTCGGTCGTCGACGAATCAGGGATCGAATCCATCACCATCGACATCGAGGACGGCGACGATATCGACGTCGTCGGCGACGCCGGATCGAAGGAGACACTCCGGGAAGCGGGCGTGGAGACGGCAGACGCCATCATCATCGGGCTGCCGGACGACTCCACGGCGCTGCTGACCACGGTGCTGGCGCGGTCGCTGAACGCGAACATCGAGATTCTGGCCCGGGTGAGCGACACCGACGCCACGCGGAAAGCACTGAGCGCGGGCGCCGACTACGTCCTCTCGGTGCCGCGGGTGAGCGCCCGGATGGTCGCCCGGGAACTGCGCGGCGAGGACGTGCTCGCGCCGGCGAGTCAGATTCGGATCGTCCGCGTCTCCGCGGAACCGCTGGCGGGGACGACGCTTGCCGACTCGGGGATCTACGAGGAGACGGGGTGTCGCGTCATCGCCGTCGAGGACGGCGAGGGACCCTCGGGGCGGATCGATCCCCACCGGCAGTTCACCGGCGACGAGCGAATCACGATCGTCGGCAGCGACGAGTCGATACAGCGGTTCCGCAAGCATTTCGACGTGTCACCGACGGAACCGGGCGCGTGA
- the hjc gene encoding Holliday junction resolvase Hjc, whose protein sequence is MSANRKGDRRERELVNKLDEAGFAVMRAPASGSATDRELPDVLAGDGEQFYAIEAKSSAGDPIYLTGEEVEALIYFAQNFGASARIAVRFDREDWYFFHPDDCYVTDGGNYRVKKETALADGTDLDELVGHSTQARLDG, encoded by the coding sequence ATGTCTGCGAACCGCAAGGGGGACCGCCGGGAGCGCGAACTCGTCAACAAACTCGACGAGGCCGGCTTTGCGGTCATGCGCGCGCCGGCAAGCGGCAGCGCGACCGACCGAGAGCTCCCCGACGTGCTGGCGGGTGACGGCGAGCAGTTCTACGCCATCGAGGCGAAATCCAGCGCCGGCGACCCCATCTATCTCACCGGCGAAGAGGTCGAGGCGCTGATCTACTTCGCACAGAACTTCGGCGCGAGCGCCCGCATCGCCGTCCGGTTCGACCGCGAGGACTGGTATTTCTTCCACCCCGACGACTGTTACGTGACCGACGGCGGCAACTACCGCGTCAAAAAGGAGACGGCGCTGGCTGACGGGACTGATCTCGACGAACTCGTCGGCCACTCGACGCAGGCGCGCCTCGACGGTTAG
- a CDS encoding SWIM zinc finger family protein translates to MTQSAYTPASLPATRSKTTFPAAGTAGRERRARTEPMVVRPLRDGRYVVETDGGTYVVALDADTCTCPDSELRGARCKHLRRVELEVREGLVPRPGERTAVCAVCGGRTFVPTGERGPTLCDRHGVRPGAFVRDRETGDRLVVVAATGERADRFETDEGRLVADYPTNEAYGAHEPVFHAVYFDALRRDGEVKRYAFPASRLQPIDPRADDPTPTTDTAASASVSPPPV, encoded by the coding sequence ATGACGCAATCAGCATACACACCCGCGTCACTGCCGGCAACCCGTTCAAAAACGACGTTCCCCGCCGCGGGAACGGCGGGTCGGGAGCGACGCGCCCGGACCGAACCGATGGTCGTTCGCCCGCTTCGTGACGGCCGCTACGTCGTCGAAACCGATGGCGGAACGTACGTCGTCGCACTCGACGCCGACACTTGCACGTGCCCGGACAGCGAACTGCGCGGCGCCCGCTGTAAGCATCTCCGCCGGGTCGAACTCGAAGTGCGCGAAGGCCTCGTCCCCCGCCCCGGCGAGCGCACCGCCGTCTGTGCGGTGTGTGGCGGGCGCACGTTCGTCCCGACGGGCGAGCGCGGCCCGACTCTCTGTGACCGCCACGGCGTTCGCCCGGGAGCGTTCGTTCGTGACCGCGAAACCGGCGACCGACTCGTCGTCGTCGCGGCGACCGGTGAGCGCGCGGACCGGTTCGAGACGGACGAAGGACGCCTCGTCGCCGACTACCCGACCAACGAGGCCTACGGCGCGCACGAACCCGTCTTCCACGCGGTGTATTTCGACGCGCTCCGCCGTGACGGCGAGGTCAAGCGGTACGCCTTCCCGGCGTCGCGCCTCCAACCGATCGATCCTCGGGCGGACGACCCGACGCCCACGACCGACACTGCGGCCTCGGCCTCGGTGTCGCCGCCGCCCGTCTAA
- a CDS encoding DUF7472 family protein yields the protein MELEEGMVRKIAISVGVVGVFVAAVVGIGTTYSDGGLGSTGGLALVASIAVFILLMAGVGLFLAD from the coding sequence ATGGAACTCGAAGAGGGGATGGTCCGGAAAATAGCCATCTCAGTCGGCGTCGTCGGCGTTTTCGTCGCGGCCGTCGTCGGCATCGGTACCACCTACAGCGACGGAGGGCTTGGCTCAACCGGCGGGTTGGCCCTCGTCGCCAGCATCGCGGTGTTCATTCTCCTGATGGCGGGCGTCGGCCTCTTCCTCGCGGATTAA
- a CDS encoding DNA primase large subunit PriL produces MRPDPLYARYPFFRAAREAVQAADIAPPRLVTEGDPAVDRARERVERALMSGTVASETPERWSDRDELLSYPIARILVSLVDMRAAVEKYAEAEADTAHDRLVADLTADDDELRSVDTTRATLSQVLDEFDLTESVTRVDAGNERDDARDADAFRIDVTDYLRLADPEWGTDWRLVNRELADGAVPIDRKELRRLLREAIRRRVADELPFGVRGSASGDAIAAALEDDVATLRDRLAERERLPSVDVVAPDAFPPCMQALLDDAADAELSPHAAFAVTSFLVSLGLDADAIADRWPGLDDDALDYRVTVLDDDGGPGGSQYPTPSCATMQALGDCVNPDERCETIDHPLRYYAAALDDATQSESSAEGEAGD; encoded by the coding sequence ATGCGTCCCGACCCGCTCTACGCCCGCTATCCCTTCTTCCGTGCGGCACGGGAGGCGGTCCAGGCGGCCGACATCGCCCCGCCTCGCCTGGTTACCGAGGGTGACCCAGCGGTCGACCGCGCCCGCGAACGGGTCGAGCGCGCGCTCATGTCGGGCACCGTCGCCTCCGAGACGCCGGAGCGCTGGAGCGACCGCGACGAACTCCTCTCGTACCCCATCGCTCGCATCCTCGTCTCGCTGGTGGATATGCGGGCGGCAGTCGAGAAATACGCCGAGGCCGAGGCCGACACCGCCCACGACCGACTCGTCGCGGACCTCACGGCCGACGACGACGAACTCCGGAGCGTCGACACGACGCGCGCCACCCTGTCGCAGGTGCTCGACGAGTTCGACCTCACGGAATCGGTGACCCGCGTCGACGCCGGTAATGAGCGAGACGACGCCCGGGATGCCGACGCCTTCCGCATCGACGTGACCGACTACCTCCGCCTGGCCGACCCCGAGTGGGGCACCGACTGGCGACTGGTCAACCGCGAACTGGCCGACGGTGCGGTCCCGATCGACCGCAAGGAACTCCGCCGCCTGCTCCGAGAGGCCATCCGCCGCCGGGTCGCCGACGAGCTTCCCTTCGGGGTCCGCGGCAGTGCCAGCGGCGACGCCATCGCCGCCGCACTCGAAGACGACGTGGCGACGCTCCGCGACCGTCTCGCGGAGCGCGAACGCCTGCCCTCGGTCGATGTCGTCGCGCCCGACGCGTTTCCGCCCTGCATGCAGGCGTTGCTCGACGACGCTGCCGACGCGGAGCTATCACCCCACGCCGCCTTCGCCGTCACGTCGTTTCTCGTCTCCCTCGGCCTCGACGCCGACGCCATCGCCGACCGGTGGCCCGGCCTTGACGACGACGCGCTCGACTATCGCGTGACCGTCCTCGACGACGACGGCGGTCCCGGTGGGAGCCAGTACCCCACGCCCTCGTGTGCGACGATGCAGGCGCTCGGCGACTGTGTGAACCCCGACGAGCGGTGTGAGACGATCGATCATCCGCTCCGATACTACGCCGCGGCCCTTGACGACGCGACTCAGTCGGAGTCGAGCGCGGAGGGCGAGGCGGGCGATTAA
- a CDS encoding DUF7474 family protein produces MPTFDYPCPDCRTTNSLHDADCQFEGTPWAEIETAYVDVVSVLSGGVTDADDVPERVAEWGPIRQAALDRLQQDGRVDESNDRLRLLPAEEYREAVSVPTRDPIKTLYERGSVPGCHDNAVFAMIAWYEMVGLSWPETKATVVEWLHESGAWDRGGFEEASPEALVEKKRHVYEAGYGWKEKATAAKRVIDRRH; encoded by the coding sequence GTGCCGACGTTCGACTACCCGTGCCCGGACTGCCGGACGACGAACAGTCTCCACGACGCCGACTGCCAGTTCGAGGGGACGCCCTGGGCGGAGATAGAGACCGCCTACGTCGACGTCGTCAGCGTGCTTTCGGGCGGCGTGACCGACGCCGACGACGTGCCCGAACGCGTCGCGGAGTGGGGACCGATCCGGCAGGCGGCGCTCGACCGCCTCCAGCAGGACGGCCGGGTCGACGAGTCCAACGACCGCCTGCGACTCCTCCCGGCCGAGGAGTACCGCGAAGCGGTGTCGGTGCCGACCCGCGATCCGATCAAGACCCTCTACGAGCGCGGGAGCGTCCCCGGCTGTCACGACAACGCCGTCTTCGCTATGATCGCGTGGTACGAGATGGTCGGGCTCTCCTGGCCAGAGACGAAAGCGACCGTCGTCGAATGGCTTCACGAGAGCGGCGCGTGGGACCGCGGCGGGTTCGAGGAGGCGTCGCCCGAGGCACTGGTCGAGAAGAAACGCCACGTCTACGAGGCGGGCTACGGCTGGAAGGAGAAGGCGACGGCCGCGAAACGGGTCATCGACCGGCGTCACTGA
- a CDS encoding DUF5518 domain-containing protein — MVSDSTLHALIGAVVTVVLSFIPFSPVLGGGVAAYLNDADYDTGIRIGAISGVIASIPLFLGIFLVLAVGTFMLGFGPQPHMVFGIGGIIFLFVFGVLISLVYTVGLSALGGYLGAYVVEDVE, encoded by the coding sequence ATGGTCTCCGACTCGACTCTCCACGCACTGATCGGTGCCGTCGTGACCGTCGTCCTCTCGTTCATCCCGTTCTCGCCCGTCCTCGGCGGGGGCGTCGCGGCGTATCTGAACGACGCCGACTACGACACCGGCATCCGCATCGGCGCCATATCCGGCGTCATCGCGTCGATACCGCTGTTTCTCGGCATCTTCCTCGTGCTCGCGGTCGGAACGTTCATGCTCGGATTCGGTCCCCAGCCGCACATGGTGTTCGGCATCGGCGGGATCATCTTCCTGTTCGTGTTCGGCGTCCTGATCAGCCTGGTGTACACCGTCGGTCTGAGCGCGCTCGGTGGGTATCTGGGGGCGTACGTGGTTGAGGACGTGGAGTGA
- a CDS encoding YccF domain-containing protein: MTQRSLFTRALWFVVVGWWATPAVVNVAWFLCATVVGAPIGVKLINLVPTVLTLKEPESIADPSAAPEQRSLALRALYFVFVGWWLGWLWANLASFLAVTVIGLPLAIPMFDRLPYVTSLYRFDG; encoded by the coding sequence GTGACGCAACGCTCCCTCTTCACCCGTGCCCTGTGGTTCGTCGTCGTCGGCTGGTGGGCCACGCCGGCCGTCGTCAACGTGGCGTGGTTCCTCTGTGCCACTGTTGTCGGCGCGCCCATTGGCGTCAAGCTCATCAACCTCGTCCCGACGGTGCTGACGCTGAAAGAACCCGAATCGATCGCGGATCCGTCCGCCGCTCCCGAGCAGCGCTCGCTCGCGCTCCGGGCGCTCTACTTCGTGTTCGTGGGGTGGTGGCTCGGCTGGCTCTGGGCGAACCTCGCCAGTTTCCTCGCGGTCACCGTCATCGGTCTCCCGCTCGCGATTCCCATGTTCGACCGGCTGCCGTACGTCACGTCGCTGTATCGGTTCGACGGCTGA
- a CDS encoding AAA family ATPase gives MKVVGTVGLPGSGKGEAAEVAREMGVPVVTMGDVIRAACRNRGLDPAEHHGEVAQALRDEGGPAAVAERSLPHIRDALEDAEAVLVDGLRAPEEVARFEDAFGDAFVLVSVEAPFETRAKRLGERGRDATDIDREALREREERELGFGMGDVMDRADVTIENTGSLSAFRDRVREVLDDPVEAER, from the coding sequence ATGAAGGTAGTCGGCACCGTGGGGCTTCCCGGGAGCGGCAAGGGCGAAGCCGCGGAGGTGGCCCGCGAGATGGGCGTCCCCGTGGTGACTATGGGCGACGTGATCAGAGCGGCGTGTCGGAACCGCGGGCTCGACCCGGCCGAGCACCACGGCGAAGTGGCGCAGGCGCTCCGCGACGAGGGCGGCCCTGCGGCCGTCGCCGAACGCTCGCTGCCACACATCAGGGACGCGCTGGAGGACGCGGAGGCAGTGCTCGTCGATGGACTGCGCGCCCCCGAAGAGGTGGCGCGCTTCGAGGACGCCTTCGGCGACGCGTTCGTCCTCGTGAGCGTCGAGGCGCCGTTCGAGACGCGCGCGAAGCGTCTGGGTGAACGGGGACGCGACGCCACCGATATCGACCGGGAGGCGCTCCGAGAGCGCGAGGAGCGCGAACTCGGCTTCGGCATGGGCGACGTGATGGACCGCGCGGACGTGACCATCGAGAACACCGGCTCGCTGTCGGCGTTCCGGGACCGCGTTCGTGAGGTACTCGACGACCCCGTGGAGGCCGAGCGATGA